In the Festucalex cinctus isolate MCC-2025b chromosome 10, RoL_Fcin_1.0, whole genome shotgun sequence genome, one interval contains:
- the LOC144026966 gene encoding uncharacterized protein LOC144026966 produces MCAEQGALDKQAGTRSKLLTKVLLAAQSLLVAACLSLTLYAYWDLRQLANSRDDVHIQFDVISDISGNATLRFDHIRSSHLMHLADERHSKIAVRCTGPYVLYADVCYLSLEKNAGGTLRLHAAGRATPLWAFCLAGRREACEALHAVAYLRSGEKAELDLRATGRFKIKNVTVGLSYLLGGRCEF; encoded by the exons ATGTGCGCTGAACAAGGGGCTCTGGACAAGCAGGCGGGGACACGCAGCAAGCTGCTGACGAAGGTGCTGTTAGCGGCGCAAAGCCTTCTGGTGGCCGCCTGCCTGTCACTCACACTCTACGCTTACTGGGACCTGCGGCAACTG GCCAACTCACGAGACGACGTGCACATCCAGTTTGACGTGATCTCAG ACATTTCAGGCAACGCCACGCTACGCTTCGACCACATCCGCAGCAGCCACCTGATGCACCTGGCGGACGAACGGCACAGCAAAATCGCGGTGCGCTGCACTGGGCCCTACGTGCTCTACGCCGACGTGTGCTACCTAAGCCTGGAGAAGAACGCCGGCGGCACGCTGAGGTTACATGCGGCGGGCAGGGCAACCCCACTGTGGGCCTTCTGCCTGGCGGGCCGGCGCGAGGCCTGCGAAGCACTCCACGCCGTCGCCTACCTGCGGAGCGGCGAGAAGGCTGAGCTGGATCTTCGCGCCACGGGACGTTTcaagatcaagaatgtgacggtgGGCCTCAGCTACCTGCTGGGGGGACGTTGCGAGTTCTGA
- the LOC144026967 gene encoding uncharacterized protein LOC144026967, with product MERQQIGEQLPLNQVSQLGEAADIKPSAIKLRAHVRRAAVLIGALLLGAVVTAAVLLLFFYMQVHHQNAAAEISRGKVNVTCSIQKSVGQEGHHIYTVDRAATYLIYGWLAFSPDGLHAKEKVALIQTLNGKDIDIQSKHREPEDVLLFFFEKVKMVDHSIVSVHFSSQHIDSSFHIYEL from the exons ATGGAGAGGCAACAGATAGGAGAACAGCTTCCCCTGAATCAAGTCAGCCAGCTGGGCGAGGCAGCAGACATCAAGCCGAGCGCAATCAAGCTGCGGGCGCATGTCAGACGCGCGGCCGTCCTGATTGGAGCGCTGCTGCTTGGGGCTGTAGTAACGGCCGCCGTGCTCCTGCTATTTTTCTACATGCAGGTACACCACCAG AATGCCGCAGCTGAAATCAGCAGAGGCAAAGTGAACGTGACATGTTCGATTCAAA aGAGTGTTGGACAAGAAGGGCATCATATATATACCGTGGACAGAGCGGCCACTTACTTGATATACGGCTGGCTGGCGTTCTCACCAGACGGGCTGCACGCGAAGGAGAAGGTGGCCCTCATTCAGACATTAAACGGGAAGGATATCGACATTCAAAGCAAGCACAGAGAGCCTGAAGATGTCTTACTCTTTTTCTTCGAGAAGGTGAAGATGGTGGACCACAGCATAGTCAGCGTCCACTTCAGCAGCCAGCACATTGACAGCTCCTTCCACATCTATGAACTTTGA